The bacterium sequence AGTCGCTCACAAACACCCAGAAGCTATCATTAAACTCCCTATAGATCCGGAATGGGGTTTATGGGATTATCAAATCCGAGCGGCAATCGACAGCGCCCATATCGACCCGATGGTAAAAAAGCAGCTAGTCGGAATTATCATGAACCTGCTGAAAGCTTACCAATCGGTCGATGCCTCTCTTATCGAAATCAACCCTTTGGCGCAAACCCCTGAAAAAATGCTCATTGCCGCCGATGCGAAGGTTACGATAGACGATAACGCCCTCTTTCGCCAAAAAGCCTTGGCAGTGATGCAGGAAGCCACAGCGGACGACCCCATCGAAGCGGAGGCCCAACGGAACGGAATAGCCTACGTTCGCCTGACAGGAGATATCGGAGTTATCGGCAATGGGGCAGGGCTAGTGATGTCGACGATGGATGAAGTCAGTCGAGCAGGGGGAAGTGCGGCGAATTTTTTGGATATCGGCGGCGGAGCTAGTGCGGTGAAGGTCAAGCAGTCAGTCGAACTTGTACTGCATGATCCCAACGTAAAAGGGCTTTTCTTCAATATTTTCGGCGGCATCACCCGAGGCGATGCGGTCGCTCAAGGC is a genomic window containing:
- the sucC gene encoding ADP-forming succinate--CoA ligase subunit beta, whose protein sequence is KAQVHMGGRGKAGGIRLVDTPSQAAEAAKDIIGTRLISAQNPQGMIPDKVLVVEQIAIDKEYYLAITLDRSAQCDTVILSAMGGVDIEEVAHKHPEAIIKLPIDPEWGLWDYQIRAAIDSAHIDPMVKKQLVGIIMNLLKAYQSVDASLIEINPLAQTPEKMLIAADAKVTIDDNALFRQKALAVMQEATADDPIEAEAQRNGIAYVRLTGDIGVIGNGAGLVMSTMDEVSRAGGSAANFLDIGGGASAVKVKQSVELVLHDPNVKGLFFNIFGGITRGDAVAQGILKAFGELEVKIPVVIRLEGTNAAEGRQLLEGSNLILAETMQEAASKIVEAVRLSS